In Leucobacter insecticola, one DNA window encodes the following:
- a CDS encoding sulfate/molybdate ABC transporter ATP-binding protein: MSGRERANGLDCALRVRRGTFVLDVTATAAPGEVLAVIGANGSGKSTFLGAIAGTHPLERGTVTLGARVLCSREPNNPSVALRRAARRVGFLDQRARLFPHLSARANIAFGPRAQGVDRRSADAAADDWLARVGLSGRGDDRPLQLSGGQQQRIAIARTLAAAPELLLLDEPFAALDVASSAELREIIAAEARRLGIPVVLVSHDPMDLVALASRVIVLEAGKIAQSGTVAEVLGSPATPFAAAFTGRVLLRGVSTGTGFRVAGSPLPVLHGEGELPPAAAAAIASFDPSAVRVSPDPALEAVTSLAANSWLGSIGAVSSGVTGIRVECAEWPGLFAELPVARAFEPWVTAGAPTRWELPAEAVRFSKTYGH; the protein is encoded by the coding sequence GCACGTTTGTACTTGACGTGACTGCCACGGCCGCACCGGGCGAGGTGCTCGCGGTGATCGGAGCCAACGGGTCCGGAAAATCGACCTTTCTCGGCGCGATCGCGGGAACACACCCGCTCGAGCGAGGCACGGTGACCCTCGGAGCACGCGTGCTGTGCTCACGCGAGCCAAACAACCCCTCGGTGGCACTGCGCCGCGCCGCCCGTCGCGTCGGATTCCTCGATCAGCGGGCGCGACTGTTCCCCCACCTCAGCGCGCGCGCAAACATCGCGTTCGGCCCGCGGGCACAGGGCGTCGACCGCCGCAGCGCGGACGCCGCGGCAGACGACTGGCTGGCGCGTGTCGGACTGTCGGGTCGCGGCGACGACCGCCCGCTTCAGCTGTCAGGAGGCCAGCAGCAACGGATAGCGATTGCCCGCACACTCGCGGCCGCCCCCGAATTGTTACTGCTCGATGAACCGTTCGCAGCCCTCGATGTAGCGAGCAGTGCTGAGCTTCGGGAGATCATCGCGGCGGAGGCACGGCGGCTCGGGATCCCGGTGGTGCTCGTCAGCCACGATCCGATGGATCTTGTCGCCCTCGCCTCGCGTGTCATCGTGCTCGAAGCGGGCAAGATTGCACAGTCGGGAACCGTGGCCGAGGTGTTGGGATCCCCCGCGACCCCCTTCGCCGCCGCATTCACCGGCCGCGTGCTGCTGCGAGGTGTCTCGACGGGCACCGGGTTCAGGGTAGCCGGGTCGCCGTTGCCTGTGCTTCACGGGGAGGGTGAGCTTCCTCCGGCCGCCGCCGCGGCAATCGCGAGCTTCGATCCCTCGGCGGTTCGTGTCAGCCCGGATCCCGCACTCGAAGCGGTGACTTCGCTCGCGGCAAACTCGTGGCTGGGCAGCATTGGAGCGGTATCCTCCGGGGTGACCGGGATCCGGGTCGAGTGTGCCGAGTGGCCGGGACTCTTTGCCGAGCTGCCGGTCGCCCGCGCGTTCGAGCCCTGGGTCACCGCTGGCGCCCCGACGCGGTGGGAACTGCCTGCGGAAGCGGTGCGATTCAGCAAGACCTACGGGCACTAA